The Aggregicoccus sp. 17bor-14 genome has a window encoding:
- a CDS encoding YchJ family protein — protein MASPPKLCPCGSQQRYPACCGRFHRGLEEAPDAPALMRSRFAAFAVRDVPYLWRTLHPQHPDRARPEAEVTRELRAAASQFHYTGLEVLDARPPDAAGRAQVLFLARLFRAGKEHSFAEASDFLHDGTGWRYVGGEALALRELPGGSAQGLSLARWPALVQAARAR, from the coding sequence ATGGCCTCGCCCCCCAAGCTCTGTCCCTGCGGCTCGCAGCAGCGCTACCCCGCCTGCTGCGGCCGCTTCCACCGCGGCCTCGAGGAGGCGCCGGACGCGCCCGCGCTGATGCGCTCGCGCTTCGCGGCCTTCGCCGTGCGGGACGTGCCCTACCTCTGGCGCACGCTGCACCCGCAGCACCCGGACCGCGCCCGCCCCGAGGCGGAGGTCACCCGCGAGCTGCGCGCCGCGGCGAGCCAGTTCCACTACACGGGCCTGGAGGTGCTGGACGCGCGGCCACCGGATGCGGCCGGCCGCGCGCAGGTGCTCTTCCTCGCGCGCCTCTTTCGCGCGGGCAAGGAGCACTCCTTCGCGGAGGCCTCGGACTTCCTGCACGACGGCACCGGCTGGCGCTACGTGGGCGGCGAGGCGCTCGCGCTGCGGGAGCTCCCGGGCGGCAGCGCGCAGGGGCTCTCGCTCGCGCGCTGGCCCGCGCTCGTGCAGGCCGCGCGAGCGCGTTGA
- a CDS encoding DUF2378 family protein, with translation MRQTSGAQEWAHAESAGPVPQRDFEGLFGNVLRPEGAFAAGLREVGYDPEQPRERYPLAVWREALEVARRHAHPGLSAPLAYRALGRQFVQGFGQTVVGKVFAAAAPLIGAERVLARLPAYLRAGRDDMRLELRALGPGRWQAQVEDPQPLPDFVAGVIEEVLGLTGVAPLVQLLVQGERHYTLAVSWAPETGAS, from the coding sequence ATGCGCCAGACGTCCGGGGCCCAGGAGTGGGCCCACGCGGAGTCTGCGGGGCCCGTCCCGCAGCGAGACTTCGAGGGGCTGTTCGGCAACGTGCTGCGCCCCGAGGGCGCCTTTGCCGCCGGCCTGCGCGAGGTGGGCTACGACCCCGAGCAGCCCCGCGAGCGCTACCCGCTCGCGGTGTGGCGCGAGGCGCTCGAGGTGGCCCGGCGCCACGCGCACCCCGGGCTCAGCGCGCCGCTCGCGTACCGCGCGCTGGGCCGGCAGTTCGTGCAGGGCTTCGGGCAGACGGTGGTGGGCAAGGTGTTCGCGGCGGCCGCGCCCCTCATCGGCGCGGAGCGCGTGCTCGCGCGGCTGCCGGCGTACCTGCGCGCGGGGCGCGACGACATGCGCCTGGAGCTGCGCGCGCTGGGGCCCGGGCGCTGGCAGGCGCAGGTGGAGGACCCGCAGCCGCTGCCGGACTTCGTCGCGGGCGTCATCGAGGAGGTGCTGGGCCTGACGGGCGTGGCGCCGCTCGTGCAGCTGCTGGTGCAGGGCGAGCGCCACTACACGCTCGCGGTGTCGTGGGCGCCAGAGACCGGAGCTAGTTGA
- a CDS encoding serine protease, translating into MSSPLPPSHLPSPEHIAAEASRALVQLEMPFGTAVGFLVSDAAGRAGYLVTNLHAVAGAATIRALLPDGQRVAVHEVAGLDARHDLALLRVPGVESAPLQGAAAAPREGARVFVAVRSGGSPEGLLDTRVRAVQQLGSNFTALELGEPLPTHATGAPALDAAGRVVGVATAAKRDTQEVTLVILWRYVQALLQAPAALPLTSLARPLQQVARPREVPEHPLSLLEGCPLPALEALASSLAHAIRVGAPAYNRGDAEGCARVYAETAEQLVAERADCPGPRAALQEGLARARALEDPDDRAWSLRDTFDGLLLALERWMQARAAPPAQRPARKEYLN; encoded by the coding sequence ATGAGCTCCCCTCTGCCCCCCAGCCACCTGCCCTCCCCGGAGCACATCGCCGCCGAGGCGTCGCGCGCGCTCGTGCAGCTGGAGATGCCCTTCGGCACCGCGGTGGGCTTCCTCGTGAGCGACGCGGCGGGGCGCGCCGGCTACCTGGTGACCAACCTGCACGCGGTGGCCGGCGCCGCCACCATCCGCGCCCTGCTTCCGGACGGGCAGCGCGTGGCGGTGCACGAGGTGGCGGGGCTGGATGCGCGGCACGACCTCGCGCTGCTGCGCGTGCCCGGTGTGGAGAGCGCTCCGCTGCAGGGCGCCGCCGCCGCGCCGCGCGAGGGGGCGCGCGTCTTCGTCGCGGTGCGCAGCGGGGGCAGCCCCGAGGGGCTGCTGGACACGCGCGTGCGCGCGGTGCAGCAGCTGGGCTCGAACTTCACCGCGCTGGAGCTGGGCGAGCCCCTGCCCACGCACGCCACCGGCGCCCCCGCGCTGGACGCCGCGGGGCGCGTGGTGGGCGTGGCCACCGCGGCCAAGCGCGACACGCAGGAGGTGACGCTCGTCATCCTCTGGCGCTACGTGCAGGCGCTGCTGCAGGCCCCCGCCGCGCTCCCGCTCACCTCGCTCGCGCGCCCGCTGCAGCAGGTGGCGCGCCCGCGCGAGGTGCCCGAGCACCCGCTCTCGCTGCTCGAGGGCTGCCCCCTGCCCGCGCTCGAGGCGCTGGCGAGCTCGCTCGCGCACGCCATCCGCGTGGGCGCCCCCGCCTACAACCGCGGCGACGCGGAGGGCTGCGCGCGGGTGTACGCGGAGACGGCCGAGCAGCTCGTGGCCGAGCGCGCCGACTGCCCCGGCCCCCGCGCCGCGCTGCAGGAGGGGCTCGCGCGCGCCCGTGCGCTCGAGGACCCGGACGACCGTGCGTGGAGCCTGCGCGACACCTTCGATGGGCTGCTGCTCGCGCTCGAGCGCTGGATGCAGGCGCGCGCCGCACCGCCCGCGCAGCGCCCGGCGCGCAAGGAGTACCTCAACTAG
- a CDS encoding BlaI/MecI/CopY family transcriptional regulator, translating into MNDVKLPRPTDSELGILRVLWRRGPSTVREVHEALREASGGDGASGYTTTLKLMQIMADKGLVVRDETQRAHVYAARATEQRTQRQLVSDLLERAFGGSPAQLAMQALSTKRTSPEELAQLRQLLDSLEGEEQ; encoded by the coding sequence ATGAACGACGTGAAGCTGCCGAGGCCGACGGACAGTGAGCTGGGGATCCTGCGGGTGCTGTGGCGCCGCGGCCCCAGCACGGTGCGCGAGGTGCACGAGGCGCTGCGCGAGGCGAGCGGCGGCGACGGGGCGAGCGGCTACACGACGACGCTCAAGCTGATGCAGATCATGGCCGACAAGGGCCTGGTGGTGCGCGACGAGACGCAGCGCGCCCACGTGTACGCGGCGCGCGCCACCGAGCAGCGCACGCAGCGGCAGCTGGTGAGCGACCTGCTGGAGCGCGCCTTCGGCGGCTCCCCGGCGCAGCTCGCGATGCAGGCGCTGAGCACGAAGCGCACGTCCCCCGAGGAGCTCGCGCAGCTGCGCCAGCTGCTCGACAGCCTGGAAGGAGAGGAGCAATGA
- a CDS encoding protein kinase: MATYRLIRKLATGGMAEVFLAVGVGAEGFEKPVAVKRILPNLAEDRGFVELFLREAKLTVALQHANVVQVFDLGALGGRYYMVLEFVDGENLRALQREAAQRGVALGVREACFIVQQVAEGLAYAHGRTDAAGQPLNVIHRDVNPSNVMVSAAGEVKLADFGIAKAANASSHTQAGMVKGKSGYVSPEQVLRGETDQRSDIFLLGLLLYELLAGRQLFGDPDYFQALRAISEFDVRTLAPLPGVPPALGQVLSRALAQDPGARYQRARELSDALRDFLFDHRLRVGPSELGELFARVFPERRSPLQLAASEGGEQIRLESGTPPRAGASRTTPAAAPPPPLAVRAAAAPPPAPGPRPAPAQGLPRPAAAAPRARGAAAHRRVGELLVASGKVTQAQLASALERQRRQGGRVGDMLVADGVVTEEDVVRVLSEQSGVPFVSDEKLRTMPVPTALLAALPMEQAERFEAVPIAQAGRELVLAMREPRNLGRLDELKFRTGASVRGVFATEGALRHAIGRFYRGEVPTPAWATRVAGPGSAAEPGVMPFSDRHTGTRERLLDEAALATAAQAAERPAQLQGRVLDAALGMLGGAAEQGPALARLARGVARRLGSGPVEAERAAAVAYAATFAARMEGSGRFTRPGADTLSALLGADAGEHAGLIAVCAPGAPAPAAAAGSAAQALYAALALLEAAGSARPPPAQATRALSALRASGALGPGALDALTAEMQEPVR, translated from the coding sequence TTGGCGACCTACCGACTCATCCGCAAGCTGGCCACCGGCGGCATGGCCGAGGTGTTCCTCGCAGTGGGCGTGGGCGCCGAGGGCTTCGAGAAGCCCGTGGCGGTGAAGCGCATCCTGCCCAACCTCGCCGAGGACCGCGGCTTCGTGGAGCTGTTCCTGCGCGAGGCGAAGCTCACGGTGGCGCTGCAGCACGCCAACGTGGTGCAGGTGTTCGACCTCGGCGCGCTCGGCGGCCGCTACTACATGGTGCTCGAGTTCGTGGACGGCGAGAACCTGCGCGCGCTGCAGCGCGAGGCGGCGCAGCGCGGGGTGGCGCTGGGCGTGCGCGAGGCCTGCTTCATCGTGCAGCAGGTGGCCGAGGGGCTCGCCTACGCGCACGGGCGCACGGATGCGGCCGGGCAGCCCCTGAACGTCATCCACCGGGACGTGAACCCCTCCAACGTGATGGTGAGCGCGGCGGGCGAGGTGAAGCTCGCGGACTTCGGCATCGCCAAGGCGGCCAACGCGAGCTCGCACACGCAGGCGGGGATGGTGAAGGGCAAGAGCGGCTACGTCTCGCCGGAGCAGGTGCTGCGCGGCGAGACGGATCAGCGCTCCGACATCTTCCTGCTCGGGCTGCTGCTCTACGAGCTGCTCGCGGGGCGCCAGCTCTTCGGGGACCCCGACTACTTCCAGGCCCTGCGCGCCATCTCCGAGTTCGACGTGCGCACCCTCGCGCCGCTGCCAGGGGTGCCGCCCGCGCTGGGGCAGGTGCTCTCGCGCGCGCTCGCGCAGGACCCCGGCGCGCGCTACCAGAGGGCGCGCGAGCTCTCGGACGCGCTGCGCGACTTCCTCTTCGATCACCGCCTGCGCGTGGGCCCGAGCGAGCTGGGCGAGCTCTTCGCGCGCGTCTTCCCCGAGCGCCGCTCGCCCCTGCAGCTCGCCGCGAGCGAAGGGGGAGAGCAGATCCGCCTCGAGTCCGGCACGCCGCCGCGCGCGGGCGCTTCCCGCACCACGCCCGCTGCCGCCCCCCCGCCGCCCCTGGCCGTGCGTGCGGCCGCCGCGCCGCCGCCCGCGCCGGGCCCGCGTCCGGCGCCCGCGCAGGGGCTCCCGCGCCCGGCCGCGGCCGCGCCCCGGGCTCGGGGCGCGGCGGCCCACCGGCGCGTGGGCGAGCTGCTGGTGGCGAGCGGGAAGGTGACGCAGGCGCAGCTCGCCTCCGCGCTCGAGCGCCAGCGCCGCCAGGGCGGGCGCGTGGGCGACATGCTGGTGGCGGACGGCGTGGTGACGGAGGAGGACGTGGTGCGCGTCCTCAGCGAGCAGTCCGGCGTGCCCTTCGTCTCGGACGAGAAGCTGCGCACGATGCCCGTGCCCACCGCGCTGCTCGCCGCGCTGCCCATGGAGCAGGCCGAGCGCTTCGAGGCGGTGCCCATCGCGCAGGCCGGCAGGGAGCTCGTCCTCGCGATGCGCGAGCCGCGCAACCTCGGACGGCTGGACGAGCTCAAGTTCCGCACCGGCGCGAGCGTGCGCGGCGTGTTCGCGACCGAGGGCGCGCTGCGCCACGCGATCGGCCGCTTCTACCGCGGGGAAGTGCCCACTCCCGCGTGGGCGACGCGCGTGGCCGGGCCGGGCTCCGCGGCGGAGCCCGGGGTGATGCCCTTCTCGGACCGGCACACCGGCACCCGCGAGCGGCTCCTGGACGAGGCGGCGCTCGCCACCGCGGCGCAGGCGGCCGAGCGCCCGGCGCAGCTGCAGGGGCGCGTGCTGGACGCCGCGCTCGGGATGCTGGGCGGCGCGGCCGAGCAGGGCCCCGCGCTCGCGCGGCTCGCGCGGGGCGTGGCGCGGCGGCTGGGCTCGGGGCCCGTGGAGGCGGAGCGCGCGGCGGCCGTGGCCTACGCGGCCACCTTCGCGGCGCGCATGGAGGGCAGCGGGCGCTTCACCCGCCCCGGCGCGGACACGCTGAGCGCCCTGCTGGGCGCGGACGCGGGCGAGCACGCGGGCCTCATCGCGGTGTGCGCGCCCGGTGCGCCGGCGCCCGCGGCCGCCGCCGGAAGCGCCGCGCAGGCGCTCTACGCCGCGCTCGCGCTGCTCGAGGCGGCCGGCAGCGCGCGGCCCCCGCCGGCGCAGGCCACCCGGGCGCTCTCCGCGCTGCGCGCCTCCGGGGCGCTCGGCCCGGGCGCCCTCGACGCGCTCACGGCCGAGATGCAGGAGCCGGTGCGCTAG
- a CDS encoding OmpA family protein has product MQGWKRWTWGVLGAAALAGCAGGMPRELLDARYAFQRASTGPAAQYSPAYLAQAREALDAANRSYEKSKDSEQTRTLSYVALRKAQIAEARAQLALAEQQRAQADQQLQAARSSDQARLRAELEQARSQLNEAHAMREEAERRQAEVAAQQEQAARDQQLAQAQQEEQQRAQRLADAEARMNQLNAQLDAERQARAQAEQRAAQAESAAAAQLRAIKQVKVKEDERGLVLTLSGSVLFRSGSSELLPAAKRRLNEVADALQKATNPLLIEGHTDSQGPDSLNEELSDRRAEVVRDYLIDQGVPGDRIRARGFGESRPVASNGTAEGRANNRRVEIVLERTVATGGSGAGAQPPAPGTGSTAQPPAPPPPGSSGEATPPPGTGGSGQVGQPLPEPGTGGSGDLNATDAGTGGSGDVTPPPQQPLGPERQEQATPRPPDEPAPPQSEPPPPPRP; this is encoded by the coding sequence ATGCAGGGATGGAAGCGTTGGACGTGGGGAGTGCTGGGGGCGGCCGCCCTGGCAGGCTGCGCGGGGGGCATGCCGCGCGAGCTGCTGGATGCGCGCTATGCGTTCCAGCGCGCCTCGACGGGGCCCGCGGCGCAGTACAGCCCGGCCTACCTCGCGCAGGCGCGCGAGGCGCTGGATGCCGCGAACCGCTCCTACGAGAAGAGCAAGGACTCGGAGCAGACGCGCACGCTCTCGTACGTGGCGCTGCGCAAGGCGCAGATCGCCGAGGCGCGCGCGCAGCTCGCGCTGGCCGAGCAGCAGCGCGCCCAGGCAGACCAGCAGCTGCAGGCCGCGCGCAGCTCGGACCAGGCGCGGCTGCGCGCCGAGCTGGAGCAGGCGCGCTCGCAGCTGAACGAGGCGCACGCGATGCGCGAGGAGGCCGAGCGGCGCCAGGCGGAGGTGGCCGCGCAGCAGGAGCAGGCCGCGCGCGACCAGCAGCTCGCCCAGGCCCAGCAGGAGGAGCAGCAGCGCGCGCAGCGGCTCGCGGACGCGGAAGCGCGCATGAACCAGCTCAACGCCCAGCTGGACGCCGAGCGCCAGGCGCGCGCCCAGGCCGAGCAGCGCGCCGCGCAGGCCGAGTCCGCGGCCGCCGCCCAGCTGCGCGCCATCAAGCAGGTGAAGGTGAAGGAGGACGAGCGCGGCCTCGTGCTCACGCTCTCCGGCAGCGTGCTCTTCCGCTCGGGCAGCAGTGAGCTGCTGCCCGCCGCGAAGCGCCGCCTGAACGAGGTGGCAGACGCCCTGCAGAAGGCGACGAACCCGCTGCTCATCGAGGGGCACACCGACAGCCAGGGCCCGGACTCGCTCAACGAGGAGCTCTCGGACCGCCGCGCCGAGGTGGTGCGCGACTACCTCATCGACCAGGGCGTGCCCGGCGACCGCATCCGCGCGCGCGGCTTCGGCGAGTCGCGCCCCGTCGCCTCCAACGGCACCGCGGAGGGCCGCGCGAACAACCGCCGCGTGGAGATCGTGCTCGAGCGCACCGTGGCCACCGGCGGCTCCGGCGCGGGCGCGCAACCGCCCGCCCCCGGCACCGGCAGCACCGCCCAGCCGCCTGCGCCGCCGCCGCCCGGCAGCTCCGGTGAGGCGACGCCTCCCCCGGGCACCGGCGGCTCCGGTCAGGTGGGACAGCCCCTGCCCGAGCCCGGCACCGGCGGCTCCGGCGACCTGAACGCGACCGATGCAGGCACCGGTGGCTCCGGCGACGTGACGCCGCCGCCGCAGCAGCCGCTGGGCCCCGAGCGCCAGGAGCAGGCCACGCCGCGCCCGCCGGACGAGCCCGCGCCGCCCCAGTCCGAGCCGCCGCCTCCGCCGCGGCCCTAG
- a CDS encoding 4-hydroxy-3-methylbut-2-enyl diphosphate reductase: MRCTPLTLPLLLLSLLALSTVREAAAAPSPAPSTPRPNTGTEEKGAWTGELRQDRLQLNLDRPHDGEHGGNHMGFPVRLDALKGLDPKASGEQSFQLVREAGTLQLDGRFSEGRGAGFYQFTPSATYLQTMAGLGFKDLGEEDRLSLAVFDVSTARVKELQSLGFRGITGEELVKTGIFEVTPDFVRAMRSRGYTSLTLDELVTARIHGVTPEFIDSMGKLGFQKVAFDDLVAMRIHGVTPEYVQAMRARGFKAQDPDELVSLRIHGVTPERIEALAAAGYKNLSGDDLQAMSIHGVSPEFIRELASLGYKGLKPDDLVTMRIHGVSPEYIREMREAGYKDLTPDQLVQMRIHGIDREFVRSVSGGKGEQKH; this comes from the coding sequence ATGCGATGCACCCCGCTGACGCTGCCCCTGCTGCTGCTCTCGCTCCTCGCCCTCTCCACCGTCCGCGAGGCCGCCGCGGCCCCGTCCCCGGCTCCTTCGACGCCCCGCCCGAACACCGGCACCGAGGAGAAGGGCGCATGGACGGGCGAGCTGCGCCAGGACCGGCTGCAGCTCAACTTGGACCGCCCGCACGACGGGGAGCACGGCGGCAACCACATGGGCTTCCCGGTGCGCCTGGACGCGCTCAAGGGCCTGGACCCGAAGGCCTCCGGTGAGCAGAGCTTCCAGCTGGTGCGCGAGGCCGGCACGCTGCAGCTCGACGGCCGCTTCTCCGAGGGCCGGGGCGCGGGCTTCTACCAGTTCACCCCCAGCGCCACCTACCTCCAGACCATGGCGGGGCTCGGCTTCAAGGACCTGGGCGAGGAGGACCGCCTCAGCCTCGCCGTCTTCGACGTCTCCACCGCGCGCGTGAAGGAGCTGCAGAGCCTGGGCTTTCGCGGCATCACGGGTGAGGAGCTGGTGAAGACAGGCATCTTCGAGGTCACCCCGGACTTCGTGCGCGCGATGCGCTCGCGCGGCTACACCTCGCTCACCCTGGACGAGCTGGTGACGGCCCGCATCCACGGCGTCACGCCCGAGTTCATCGACAGCATGGGCAAGCTGGGCTTCCAGAAGGTCGCCTTCGACGACCTCGTCGCCATGCGCATCCACGGGGTCACCCCGGAATACGTGCAAGCGATGCGCGCGCGCGGCTTCAAGGCCCAGGACCCGGACGAGCTGGTCAGCCTGCGCATCCACGGCGTCACCCCCGAGCGTATCGAGGCGCTCGCGGCCGCCGGCTACAAGAACCTGAGCGGGGACGACCTGCAGGCGATGAGCATCCACGGAGTCAGCCCGGAGTTCATCCGGGAGCTCGCCTCGCTCGGCTACAAGGGCCTGAAGCCGGACGACCTCGTGACCATGCGCATCCACGGTGTGAGCCCCGAATACATTCGCGAGATGCGCGAGGCGGGATACAAGGACCTCACCCCGGACCAGCTCGTCCAGATGCGAATCCACGGAATCGATCGCGAGTTCGTGCGTTCGGTGTCCGGAGGCAAGGGCGAGCAGAAGCACTAG
- a CDS encoding M56 family metallopeptidase translates to MSPVLPSLVSSSLSPLLSTLPGAPVRTALLEAVGWALVHSLWQGAALALITALALRWVDRRAAALRYALACTALALMPVLALATALHAYVPPAAPDAEACCEVAAQPALSAPAVHAPRAPVVLEAVEAAPAALPDAGPSLFEQVQLQLSLALPWLVFAWALGVALSALRLARGHARLRQLVRGAEASPPEWQARLDRLAQRMGLGRAVALLQTQGLDGPATLGWIAPVVLVPVSALAGLPARQLEMVLAHELAHIRRHDFAVNLVQAFVETLFFYHPAAHWLGRAVREEREHCCDDLAVEACGSAVSYARALTALEALRLPATAGALPAMSATGGSLAQRVRRLVLPSRTTCRTRWAAGASALTLASSLAVAAPLSLLVLPAVVPSVAQAVVPPPETSPAPESELARSLPSDLLAQNTPAAPPAPPAPRAAPAAPAAPAAPAAPVSSKDKVKEKSKDKEKDKEKIKEKVVQGDDRDADPDDDADVDTDVDTDDDRDEAPDQTRVGSGPLSVDQLIRLRTAGVDAKRVQEMQAMGYTPTVENLVQFGHAGVTPEFARDMKAAFGRNLTADELVNMRNLGVTSQFVAALKAQGYTGLKPEEVTEARAVGVSEDYIRELGQLGYGKLPLEQLKQLRALGVSSDYVKELQQVGYSKLSVKELSKLRAMGVTAPYVRSLKDAGFQQLSVDQLVRLRASGVDGDFVRGLQGSRK, encoded by the coding sequence ATGAGCCCGGTGCTGCCCAGCCTGGTGTCGTCGAGCCTGAGTCCCTTGCTGTCCACGCTCCCTGGAGCCCCCGTGCGCACCGCGCTGCTCGAGGCGGTGGGCTGGGCGCTCGTGCACTCGCTGTGGCAGGGCGCAGCGCTCGCGCTGATCACCGCGCTCGCGCTGCGCTGGGTGGACCGGCGCGCCGCCGCCCTGCGCTACGCGCTGGCCTGCACGGCGCTCGCGCTGATGCCGGTGCTCGCCCTGGCCACGGCCCTGCACGCGTACGTGCCGCCCGCGGCGCCGGACGCGGAGGCCTGCTGCGAGGTGGCTGCGCAGCCCGCGCTCTCCGCGCCGGCGGTCCATGCGCCGCGCGCCCCCGTGGTGCTCGAGGCCGTGGAGGCGGCGCCCGCCGCGCTGCCGGACGCGGGCCCCTCCCTCTTCGAGCAGGTGCAGCTGCAGCTGAGCCTGGCGCTGCCCTGGCTCGTCTTCGCGTGGGCGCTGGGCGTGGCGCTCTCGGCGCTGCGGCTCGCGCGCGGCCACGCGCGGCTGCGGCAGCTGGTGCGCGGCGCGGAGGCGAGCCCGCCCGAGTGGCAGGCGCGCCTGGACCGGCTCGCCCAGCGCATGGGGCTCGGCCGCGCGGTGGCGCTGCTGCAGACGCAGGGCCTGGACGGCCCGGCCACCCTGGGCTGGATCGCGCCGGTGGTGCTGGTGCCGGTGAGCGCGCTCGCGGGGCTCCCGGCGCGCCAGCTGGAGATGGTGCTCGCGCACGAGCTCGCGCACATCCGGCGCCACGACTTCGCGGTGAACCTGGTGCAGGCCTTCGTGGAGACGCTCTTCTTCTACCACCCGGCGGCGCACTGGCTGGGGCGCGCGGTGCGCGAGGAGCGCGAGCACTGCTGCGACGATCTCGCGGTGGAGGCCTGCGGCAGCGCCGTCTCCTACGCACGCGCCCTCACCGCGCTCGAGGCCCTGCGCCTGCCCGCAACCGCAGGCGCCCTGCCCGCGATGTCCGCCACCGGCGGCAGCCTCGCGCAGCGCGTTCGCCGCCTCGTGCTGCCCTCGCGCACCACCTGCCGCACGCGCTGGGCCGCCGGCGCCTCCGCGCTCACGCTCGCCAGCAGCCTCGCGGTCGCGGCGCCCCTCTCCCTGCTCGTGCTCCCCGCGGTCGTGCCCAGCGTCGCCCAGGCCGTGGTGCCCCCGCCGGAGACCTCGCCCGCGCCGGAGAGCGAGCTCGCCCGCAGCCTCCCCTCGGACCTGCTCGCCCAGAACACGCCTGCCGCGCCGCCCGCCCCGCCCGCGCCGCGCGCAGCTCCTGCCGCGCCCGCGGCTCCTGCGGCCCCCGCCGCGCCCGTCTCGTCGAAGGACAAGGTGAAGGAGAAGTCCAAGGACAAGGAGAAGGACAAGGAGAAGATCAAGGAGAAGGTCGTGCAGGGTGACGACCGCGATGCCGACCCGGACGACGACGCGGATGTCGACACCGACGTGGACACCGACGACGACCGCGACGAGGCCCCGGACCAGACGCGCGTGGGCAGCGGCCCGCTCTCGGTGGACCAGCTCATCCGCCTGCGCACCGCCGGAGTGGACGCGAAGCGAGTGCAGGAGATGCAGGCCATGGGCTACACGCCGACGGTGGAGAACCTGGTGCAGTTCGGCCACGCGGGGGTCACCCCGGAGTTCGCGCGGGACATGAAGGCCGCGTTCGGCCGGAACCTGACCGCCGACGAGCTGGTGAACATGCGCAACCTGGGCGTGACCAGCCAGTTCGTCGCCGCGCTCAAGGCGCAGGGGTACACGGGCCTCAAGCCGGAGGAGGTCACCGAGGCGCGCGCCGTGGGCGTGAGCGAGGACTACATCCGCGAGCTGGGCCAGCTCGGCTACGGGAAGCTCCCGCTCGAGCAGCTCAAGCAGCTGCGCGCCCTCGGCGTGAGCAGCGACTACGTGAAGGAGCTGCAGCAGGTCGGCTACTCCAAGCTCTCCGTGAAGGAGCTCTCCAAGCTGCGCGCCATGGGCGTGACGGCCCCCTACGTGCGCTCGCTCAAGGACGCGGGCTTCCAGCAGCTCAGCGTGGACCAACTGGTGCGCCTGCGCGCCAGCGGCGTGGACGGCGACTTCGTCCGCGGCCTGCAGGGCTCTCGCAAGTAG
- a CDS encoding lipoprotein, translating into MRRVILGAGLLAGLAGCAGTQNVSTGALVDSQVSIREAEEAGAVQVPDAARHLQLAKEQTAEARKLLDGGDRDQAALYLQRAEADAQLALALAKEAPARAEAERAMEQVKALQNNPQTAPPATGGSGASAKPAQPPQPAARPAAPAPATQSPQPASPQPVQDPTAAPATGSPPATPQPTPY; encoded by the coding sequence ATGCGACGAGTGATTCTGGGAGCAGGGCTGCTGGCAGGGCTGGCAGGCTGCGCGGGGACGCAGAACGTGTCGACCGGGGCGCTGGTCGACTCGCAGGTCTCCATCCGCGAGGCGGAGGAGGCCGGGGCGGTGCAGGTGCCGGACGCGGCGCGCCACCTGCAGCTGGCGAAGGAGCAGACGGCCGAGGCGCGCAAGCTCCTGGACGGCGGCGACCGCGACCAGGCGGCGCTCTACCTGCAGCGCGCCGAGGCGGACGCGCAGCTCGCCCTCGCGCTCGCGAAGGAGGCGCCCGCGCGCGCCGAGGCCGAGCGCGCGATGGAGCAGGTGAAGGCCCTGCAGAACAACCCCCAGACGGCCCCACCGGCCACCGGTGGCAGCGGCGCGTCAGCCAAGCCCGCGCAGCCCCCGCAGCCCGCCGCCCGGCCCGCGGCGCCCGCGCCGGCAACGCAGTCGCCGCAGCCTGCCTCGCCGCAGCCGGTGCAGGACCCCACGGCCGCCCCCGCCACGGGCTCGCCCCCGGCGACGCCGCAGCCCACCCCGTACTGA